The window TTTCATACTTAAGCAGTGATTGCTATTAGCATGGACCGCTAATGGAACAAGATCCGTCGTATTATCACCAGATAAACACAATACTTAGTAGCATATTAGTACTAGATAGTTagttaaaacaaaacaaaagactcCATTATACCATTATTCTCGtgcaaaaaaaagattaaatatGAGAAATGTAAATTAATATTGTGTTATGCTATGTATATTGTAACCTAAACCGTCCAGTCTCATTTAGAATGTGAGAGTTATCATTTTCAACTAGTTAACTGAATATATATCTTCCTAACTTAATCaatctttaaaatttaaatcgTGTGTTGAAAGTAGAGACAGCTGTACATTTTGTGTTTATTGTACTTATCTCATTTTTTCTGATGACAAGAGATATAATCACACATGATCATGGACAATCACGTTACACTTGGACCCAAGTTTTTCTTCCTGTATTAGGGTTAGTGCTAGGGTTTAATTAGTAGTGTACAGGGGACTGTCGGTGGTGACCGTTGAGAAGTCGTCAAAAGCACTGACCGGAAAAATGGGGCTGAAAGGTGATAGTGATCGGCATACACTCCATACCATGCGATTGACAGCAACAGAGAGAAGACTATGTCGCAGAAGAGCATCTGTAGTTTTGACACAGATTCACGATGACTTACTCTCTTTATAGCTTGGCTGGGCTAGTTGCTGGAGCCGCTTGCGTACTAGCCTTGTACTATGTACGAGCTCATACGCACCAAAAACTAGTACGTACTCATTACACACCATGCAACActcgtttttttcttttcccctcATTTCTCTGATTCTCTAATCCTCTCTTAAATTTATCAATCTAGCGATTACAGAAAAAAGAGAGGAGTACAAAGGTATGAAAAAAGAAATGCGAGACTCGCTATCATGAACTAGGTAAATGAGCAAATAAATGTATATgccaaatattttaaaattaacgatCCAACGACTCAGAATCTCATTGCATAATATGTTCTGATATGTACTCGAAAAACCcacgaaaaaaagaaaaaaaaaaggaaatgaaagGTGGCAGGGTCACGGGGAGCAAGAACTCCGACAATGTTGAAGCGAATGACTGAAAGGGGGTGAGTTGAGTGACTTGGGCACCTACTACTCATTACTTGCGATAAGAATCTTGAGGGTAGGGAGCTGCACGACTAGCTGGCATGTAATTACTATTAGATTAGACACAAGGCTTTAGTACCGAGAGAGGAGGTACACACGATATCCAAGGGGCGGAGCAGAAGCATCCATGCTACCATATATGCATGATGTGTATAGTTTGTTCGAACCAGGATCCTCGCTGGATCCATTTCTTAGGGATTCTAGGGATCATATAATCGTgtttgtttatcgtatattgtacgatcataaatcatttaaaatttaaatataaatagtacttaacgaaaactgaccgcacgatatacgggAAACGGACACGATTGCGTGATTCCTAGGATCCTTAGAGAATGAATCCAACGAGGATCCTGGTTCAGTTTGTTCAAGTGGATACTCGTAACCTAATAATTGTATGCGTTATATGACAAGAGAGATAAAATAGaaagtaaatattaatttaggttataaaagagaaaaatataaataggAGTTTGCCGCGCTTCTACAGAATCATCTGTATCgcacttattaaaaaaaaaaaaaaaatcccttctATGTTTGAATCTCAAACGAATCAACGCTAATCTCACATAATACAAGAATGGCCCTCTACATTTATGCATGAACTgcgaagggagagagagagagagagatcatgtATGAGTGTGATGTATGATAGTTGGTTCAAGTTGTGGTAAGTCGTGAGTTAAAAACTGTGACAGTGGACACGAAAATATTAGTGAGAGAGACAGGAGGTAAACACGAGACCCcaggagaggaaggaggaagaagaagggacaGGCAAAACCAATTATTGTATCCCACGCTGCCCGACACCCATCATATTGTCGGTCCTCAGTTATTCTCCCCCTTATTCAACGGTTAATTAACCCCCCGGAGTACATGTTCcttttccctctctcttttttttcatttattcaaaACAAACGAGGTATTGTTACATTCCATGTTATGAACTCTGAAGAACCATACTAATCTCGTAAAAAAATTGGACCGCGCTAATATGTATTCACAAATTGAAGAAAGTTTGAATCCGAAAAATAATGCGTTGGAAAAGAAAGTTTCAACGAGAGAAATAATGTGCTGAAAAGAATATTTTAACGATCATAGCAAAACTACTTAATTtcttaaaaattatatatttgcgACACATCATGTTTTAGATTATAAATACAGTGaattaaagataaataaaactgaatctgcacaaaaaaatttataaaaaaatctcagTAAAATGAGGAGGAGGGATATTGCCGAacctttaaaaataatattgcaGGGATCGAGGAAGAACTTGGTCCGATTCATTTCCGACTGAACCAAGTTGATGACAAGAACAAGGTTGAGTAGAAATCACGCCAACCCTACCTGATACGCCAGCTTCCCCACAAGACACACCACAAAATATCATTATCCCCAGCACCATCAATCTGCCAATCACATTCACCCACGTCACCACCTCCGTACATGTCACTAAATACTAAACCGAACTGttaattcttttttaaaaaagcaGATAAATACGAAAGGATAAGTTTACCCACTTAAATTTACCAAATCAGATTATTAGGGAGGTGGTAATTCAGCCGTCCCACGTGTCACTCGCACCACCTTCTTCACTCCTCGATAAAACCCTCCTTTCTACTTCCGAATATCTCCCCCCTATCTCTCTGCCCAAATTCCCCCTCCTTTCTCCAAACGACAACACTCACGATGCCGTTTGACTCCGCCGACGAGCAAATGCGACCGTCGATGACGACGAGAGTCCAGCACAGCCTGGGCCACCCTCCGCCGCAGCAGACCGAGCCGCTTCACTGCCCCCGCTGTGATTCTGACAACACCAAGTTCTGCTACTACAACAATTACAACCTCGCCCAGCCACGCCACTTCTGCAAGTCCTGCCGCCGATACTGGACCCACGGCGGAACCCTCCGCAATGTCCCAGTCGGCGGCGGGTCTCGCAAGAACACCAAGCGTTCTCGCCCATCCTGCTCTTCCTCCTCGGGCTCGCCCTCCTCCTCTTCACTGACCCAGGAGGTCAGCTCCGTCGCGTCCGCTAAACCCAATTCCTTTCCGGTGGAACCGAAGCCTGAGACGGCGACGGATCACGAAAAACTGATGGACCTGAACGAGAGCGCTGTTGGAAACGGCGGCTTCACTTCTCTGTTGAGTGCTCAGGGCCCACCGGCACCTGGGTTCTTGGCGTTTAGTGGGTTCGGGTACGGGTTGGGGCTCGGGCAAGGGTTTGACGAAGTGGGTACTTACGGCTACGACGGCGGCAGAGGTGTGCTCGCTTTTCCCGACGTGGGTGATTTTGGAAATGTGATCCACAACAATGGAGCTGTTTCTGGGGGTTCTGTCGGGTGCAACACGTGGCAGATTATGACTGGTGGTGATGGTGGGATAGCCGAGAACAATGGTGATTGCTTTGCCTGGCCGGAGCTGGAGACTTCCAAGTAACAAAAAGTATCTTCTGACCCATTTCccggaagaaaaagaaaaggatttaATATTCCTTTTCTGGGTTATGGGTTTTGGTTCTAGTTTCTGATCATGTCGTTTTGTTATCTGGGTCGGGTTTCGGTGGTGGGTTATGGTATAGATATATCGCTATAGGTTACAAAAGTTAGTTGCTTTTGC of the Pyrus communis chromosome 1, drPyrComm1.1, whole genome shotgun sequence genome contains:
- the LOC137710037 gene encoding dof zinc finger protein DOF1.6-like — its product is MPFDSADEQMRPSMTTRVQHSLGHPPPQQTEPLHCPRCDSDNTKFCYYNNYNLAQPRHFCKSCRRYWTHGGTLRNVPVGGGSRKNTKRSRPSCSSSSGSPSSSSLTQEVSSVASAKPNSFPVEPKPETATDHEKLMDLNESAVGNGGFTSLLSAQGPPAPGFLAFSGFGYGLGLGQGFDEVGTYGYDGGRGVLAFPDVGDFGNVIHNNGAVSGGSVGCNTWQIMTGGDGGIAENNGDCFAWPELETSK